In the Vibrio gigantis genome, one interval contains:
- the mlaE gene encoding lipid asymmetry maintenance ABC transporter permease subunit MlaE, translating to MIAKTIAGVGRRTLAICESFGRASLMLFGALFGIPRLKNFPLLVKQLYSVGVQSLAIILVSGLFIGMVLSLQGYVVLIDYGAEGNLGQMVALSLLRELGPVVTALLFAGRAGSALTAEIGLMKATEQISSLEMMAVDPLKRIIAPRLWAGLISMPLLAMIFMAVGIWGGQLVGVDWKGIDHGSFWSAMQSSVELGRDIGNSMVKCMVFAITVTWIALFNGYDAVPTSEGISQATTRTVVHSSLAVLGLDFVLTALMFGN from the coding sequence ATGATTGCTAAAACTATTGCGGGTGTCGGTAGACGCACACTTGCGATTTGCGAGTCATTTGGTCGAGCAAGCCTGATGTTATTCGGCGCTTTGTTTGGCATCCCGAGACTAAAAAACTTCCCTTTATTAGTAAAACAGCTTTATAGCGTTGGCGTTCAGTCATTAGCTATCATTTTAGTTTCGGGACTGTTCATTGGCATGGTACTTAGCCTGCAAGGTTATGTCGTGCTCATCGACTACGGTGCTGAGGGTAATCTTGGTCAAATGGTCGCACTTTCACTGTTACGTGAATTGGGCCCTGTTGTGACGGCGTTATTATTTGCAGGTCGAGCTGGTTCAGCACTAACGGCAGAGATTGGTTTAATGAAGGCAACAGAGCAGATCTCAAGCCTTGAGATGATGGCCGTTGATCCTCTAAAACGTATTATTGCACCACGACTTTGGGCCGGGCTTATCTCAATGCCATTGCTTGCTATGATCTTTATGGCGGTAGGTATTTGGGGTGGCCAGTTAGTGGGTGTTGATTGGAAAGGCATTGACCACGGTAGTTTCTGGTCTGCGATGCAGTCTTCTGTTGAGCTAGGCCGAGATATTGGTAACAGCATGGTCAAGTGTATGGTCTTCGCTATCACCGTCACTTGGATCGCACTTTTCAACGGTTATGATGCGGTACCGACCTCTGAAGGTATCAGTCAGGCAACCACACGCACAGTAGTGCAC
- the mlaF gene encoding phospholipid ABC transporter ATP-binding protein MlaF: MLNTELVKVKNLSFSRGDRVIFDDISLEVPQGKITAIMGPSGIGKTTLLRLIGGQLPPDEGEVWFDGNNIPALSRRKLYQARKKMSMLFQSGALFTDLNVFDNVAFPLREHTKLNEKFIRTIVLLKLEAVGLRGAAQLMPSELSGGMARRAALARAIALDPELIMYDEPFVGQDPITMGVLVELIRNLNQALGLTSIVVSHDVPEVMSIADWVYLMADSKIIAAGTPEELYNNDDPRVQQFLQGEADGPVPFRFPAQSLEKDLF; encoded by the coding sequence ATGTTGAACACTGAGCTTGTGAAAGTTAAGAACCTCAGCTTTTCACGCGGTGATCGCGTTATCTTTGATGACATCAGTTTAGAGGTGCCTCAAGGTAAGATAACTGCGATCATGGGGCCATCAGGGATTGGTAAAACGACCTTGCTGCGTTTGATTGGTGGTCAATTGCCGCCAGATGAAGGCGAAGTCTGGTTTGATGGGAACAATATCCCTGCATTATCGCGTCGAAAGCTGTATCAAGCACGTAAAAAAATGAGCATGCTTTTCCAGTCGGGTGCACTTTTTACGGATCTCAATGTCTTTGATAATGTGGCGTTTCCATTACGTGAGCACACCAAACTGAATGAAAAATTCATTCGTACCATCGTATTACTTAAGCTTGAGGCGGTAGGTTTGCGAGGGGCGGCACAGCTAATGCCGAGTGAATTGTCTGGTGGCATGGCGAGAAGAGCGGCGTTGGCACGTGCGATTGCCTTGGATCCAGAGCTCATCATGTACGATGAACCGTTTGTTGGCCAAGACCCTATCACTATGGGTGTTTTGGTTGAGCTTATTCGTAACCTCAATCAAGCGTTGGGCTTAACCTCGATTGTTGTTTCTCACGATGTTCCAGAAGTAATGAGTATTGCGGATTGGGTTTATCTCATGGCCGATAGCAAAATCATTGCTGCAGGAACGCCTGAAGAGTTGTACAACAACGACGATCCGAGAGTGCAGCAATTCTTGCAAGGTGAAGCTGATGGCCCGGTGCCGTTTAGATTCCCTGCGCAAAGTCTAGAAAAGGATTTGTTTTAA
- a CDS encoding calcium/sodium antiporter, whose amino-acid sequence MLEAIAFLIIGLGFLVWSADKLVYGAAALARNFGISPLVIGMTILAMGSSAPEMMVSATAALDGKTDTAVGNVLGSNIANIALILGITALIKPLSISSGVIRRELPLMIGVTLLAGALLWDNHLGFYEGVLLFVLFAAFLFAMLQISRSEKKNGDAFLDEQESEIPEGVSNPKAAMWVVIGLIILPLAADMLVDNAVIIAKYFGMSDLVIGLTIIAVGTSLPELAASLAGVMKGEDDMAVGNIIGSNVFNILAVMGIPGILNPSILSEFAMGRDFWVMLGVSLLLVVMALGKSRSVNRIEGGVLIVTFVAYQSYLLMNMSA is encoded by the coding sequence ATGCTTGAAGCGATTGCGTTTCTTATTATCGGTCTAGGTTTTTTGGTGTGGAGTGCAGATAAACTGGTTTACGGTGCTGCTGCTCTTGCTCGAAACTTCGGTATCTCACCACTAGTTATCGGTATGACGATCTTAGCAATGGGATCTTCGGCTCCTGAAATGATGGTTTCTGCAACAGCGGCTCTTGATGGCAAAACAGATACAGCTGTAGGTAACGTATTAGGCTCAAACATCGCCAATATTGCGCTGATTTTAGGTATTACAGCCCTTATCAAGCCATTATCGATTAGCTCTGGCGTGATTCGCCGTGAACTACCATTAATGATTGGTGTCACTTTATTAGCTGGCGCACTACTTTGGGATAACCATTTAGGTTTCTATGAAGGTGTGTTGTTGTTTGTTCTTTTTGCCGCGTTCTTATTTGCGATGCTGCAAATCAGCCGTAGTGAGAAGAAGAACGGTGATGCCTTCCTTGACGAGCAAGAATCAGAAATTCCAGAAGGTGTAAGTAATCCTAAAGCCGCAATGTGGGTCGTAATTGGTCTGATCATTCTGCCTTTAGCTGCTGATATGCTAGTTGATAATGCCGTAATCATCGCGAAATACTTTGGCATGAGCGACCTTGTCATTGGTCTAACCATCATTGCCGTAGGTACGAGCTTGCCTGAGCTTGCAGCATCACTAGCCGGTGTTATGAAGGGTGAAGATGATATGGCTGTAGGTAATATCATTGGCTCCAACGTATTCAATATCCTTGCTGTTATGGGTATCCCGGGCATCCTAAATCCTTCAATCTTGAGCGAATTCGCTATGGGTCGTGACTTCTGGGTAATGCTAGGCGTATCGCTACTGCTTGTTGTTATGGCGCTAGGAAAATCTCGTAGCGTTAATCGTATTGAAGGCGGCGTGTTAATTGTGACATTCGTGGCCTACCAAAGTTACCTACTAATGAACATGTCAGCTTAA
- the kdsD gene encoding arabinose-5-phosphate isomerase KdsD, translating into MSQPFDYRSVAKQVLETEVAGLTQLDQYFNDDFCKACDLILNNKGKVVVMGMGKSGHIGNKIAATLASTGTSAFFVHPGEAAHGDLGMIEPGDIVIAISNSGESGEILSLFPVLKRLNIKIISMTGKPASNMATLSDIHLQISVPEEACPLGLAPTTSTTATLVMGDALAVALLQARGFTAQDFALSHPGGALGRQLLLKLDDIMHTGDALPVVAPDALVRDALLEISQKGLGMTAIVGEDGQMAGIFTDGDLRRILDKRVDIHNTQIGDVMTLNPTVAEPNMLAVEGLNLMQAKSINGLMLCHEGKLVGALNMHDLLKAGVM; encoded by the coding sequence ATGTCTCAGCCATTTGATTACCGCAGTGTTGCAAAACAAGTTTTGGAAACCGAAGTTGCAGGTCTCACTCAATTAGACCAATATTTTAATGATGATTTTTGCAAAGCTTGCGACCTTATTCTGAACAACAAAGGTAAAGTCGTTGTGATGGGCATGGGGAAATCAGGTCATATCGGCAACAAAATCGCAGCAACATTGGCAAGTACCGGAACATCGGCTTTCTTTGTACATCCAGGTGAAGCTGCGCATGGCGATTTAGGCATGATTGAGCCAGGCGATATTGTGATTGCAATATCCAACTCAGGCGAATCGGGAGAGATTCTCAGCTTATTCCCGGTATTAAAGCGTTTGAACATCAAGATCATTAGTATGACAGGTAAACCAGCATCGAACATGGCGACCTTGTCTGATATCCATTTACAAATTTCAGTACCGGAAGAAGCTTGCCCACTGGGCTTAGCACCAACAACCAGCACCACGGCGACTTTGGTTATGGGTGATGCATTAGCCGTTGCACTTTTACAGGCTCGAGGTTTTACCGCTCAAGACTTTGCACTGTCTCACCCTGGTGGCGCTTTAGGTCGTCAACTGTTGCTGAAACTCGACGACATCATGCACACAGGCGATGCACTTCCTGTTGTAGCACCGGATGCGCTAGTACGAGACGCTCTGTTGGAGATATCTCAGAAAGGCTTAGGCATGACAGCCATTGTTGGTGAAGATGGTCAAATGGCTGGTATTTTTACCGATGGTGATTTACGCCGTATCTTAGACAAGCGTGTTGATATCCATAACACGCAGATCGGCGATGTGATGACGCTAAACCCGACGGTAGCAGAACCAAACATGCTTGCGGTTGAGGGTTTAAATTTGATGCAAGCGAAGAGCATCAATGGCCTAATGTTATGCCATGAAGGAAAACTAGTCGGTGCCTTAAACATGCATGACTTACTGAAAGCAGGAGTAATGTAA
- the kdsC gene encoding 3-deoxy-manno-octulosonate-8-phosphatase KdsC: MTQTVETLYGTVESNVFEIAKEIKLLICDVDGVFSDGRIYMGNNGEELKTFHTRDGYGIKSLMNAGIEIAIITGRKSQIVENRMTALGIKLIYQGQDDKVKAYQDICDKLSVSPENTGYIGDDLIDWPVMEKVGLKVCVADGHPLLAKRANYVTTINGGHGAVREVCDLILQARNELDVHKGLSI, from the coding sequence ATGACACAGACAGTCGAAACTCTATACGGCACTGTTGAATCGAATGTGTTTGAAATCGCAAAAGAGATCAAGCTGCTTATTTGCGATGTTGATGGTGTCTTCTCTGATGGTCGCATCTATATGGGCAACAACGGTGAAGAGCTGAAAACCTTCCACACTCGTGACGGTTACGGCATAAAATCACTGATGAACGCTGGCATTGAAATCGCGATTATCACTGGTCGTAAATCTCAAATTGTTGAGAATCGAATGACGGCTTTGGGTATAAAGCTGATTTACCAAGGTCAGGACGATAAAGTTAAGGCATACCAAGATATTTGCGATAAGCTTTCTGTAAGCCCTGAGAATACAGGTTACATCGGAGATGATCTGATCGACTGGCCTGTAATGGAAAAAGTTGGCTTGAAGGTATGTGTAGCAGATGGCCACCCACTACTTGCAAAGCGTGCAAACTACGTGACAACCATTAACGGTGGTCATGGTGCGGTACGTGAAGTCTGCGACCTTATTTTACAAGCAAGAAATGAACTCGACGTGCATAAAGGTTTAAGCATATGA
- the lptC gene encoding LPS export ABC transporter periplasmic protein LptC, which translates to MSFTRIIYLILIFIASWSTYYIYDKEQTSTIQVAPNLELPAFSGKSLNNISYDESGIRSYQVESTHLEYYSVVGDTHFQNPVLSVFREGHTIEWQVTAGRAIMDENQVVTFYDNVVAKNLLPGASFDTMTTDKMVVELPSRDFYSETPVHMIGTFFETEGQAMKGNFGTNNATLFNSVQGRYETLTP; encoded by the coding sequence ATGAGTTTTACTCGTATTATCTATTTAATACTAATATTTATTGCCTCTTGGTCAACCTATTACATATACGACAAAGAGCAAACATCGACCATACAAGTAGCTCCAAATTTGGAGCTGCCCGCGTTTAGTGGCAAAAGTCTAAACAACATCAGCTACGACGAAAGCGGTATTCGTAGCTATCAAGTTGAATCGACGCATTTAGAATACTACTCAGTGGTTGGCGATACGCACTTTCAAAACCCGGTTCTTTCGGTATTCCGTGAAGGGCACACGATTGAATGGCAAGTCACCGCTGGTCGCGCGATTATGGATGAGAATCAAGTTGTCACCTTTTATGACAACGTCGTGGCAAAGAATCTACTGCCAGGGGCAAGCTTCGATACAATGACCACAGATAAAATGGTTGTTGAGCTGCCTAGCCGAGATTTTTATTCAGAGACTCCGGTCCATATGATCGGTACATTTTTTGAAACTGAGGGACAAGCAATGAAAGGTAACTTTGGTACCAACAATGCGACCCTCTTTAATTCTGTTCAAGGTAGATATGAAACTCTTACACCTTAG
- the lptA gene encoding lipopolysaccharide transport periplasmic protein LptA, translating into MKLLHLSLFALTLAAPNVYALSSDSEQPVYIDSDSQQLDMKSNQVTFLGDVNLKQGSININADKVIVTRNAVNGEIEEIQGFGKPATFSQLTDDGKTLYGEADDLHYQLVADKLIMTKNAMLSQDGSIIRGSKITYQIGSQKLVADSGENKRVSTVLQPTEVNK; encoded by the coding sequence ATGAAACTCTTACACCTTAGTTTATTCGCTTTGACCCTTGCGGCACCTAATGTCTATGCTCTGTCTTCGGATAGCGAGCAACCTGTCTACATTGACTCAGACAGCCAGCAATTGGATATGAAAAGTAACCAAGTGACTTTCCTTGGTGATGTGAACCTTAAGCAAGGCAGCATCAATATCAATGCCGATAAGGTTATTGTTACTCGTAACGCCGTAAATGGTGAGATTGAAGAAATTCAAGGCTTCGGTAAGCCAGCTACCTTCTCTCAACTTACAGACGACGGCAAGACACTCTACGGTGAAGCTGACGATCTACATTACCAGCTAGTTGCCGACAAACTGATCATGACCAAGAATGCGATGCTATCTCAAGATGGCAGTATCATTCGCGGCTCTAAGATCACTTACCAGATCGGTTCTCAGAAATTAGTCGCTGACAGTGGTGAAAACAAACGAGTGTCAACGGTTTTACAACCAACGGAAGTGAATAAGTAA
- the lptB gene encoding LPS export ABC transporter ATP-binding protein, producing the protein MAVLKAKNLAKTYSKRKVVTDVSLQVESGQIVGLLGPNGAGKTTSFYMIVGLVARDEGTISIDDRDISILPMHSRSRLGIGYLPQEASIFRKLSVENNIMAVLQTREEMTNEQRQDKLEDLLEEFHIQHIRTSNGMALSGGERRRVEIARALAANPQFILLDEPFAGVDPISVIDIKKIIVHLRDRGLGVLITDHNVRETLDVCEKAYIVSQGHLIAEGTPEDVLNNEQVKQVYLGEQFRL; encoded by the coding sequence ATGGCTGTTCTTAAAGCAAAAAACCTAGCGAAAACCTATAGCAAGCGTAAGGTTGTTACTGATGTAAGCTTACAGGTAGAGTCAGGCCAGATCGTTGGTCTGCTTGGGCCTAACGGTGCAGGTAAAACCACGTCTTTCTATATGATTGTTGGTCTGGTTGCACGTGATGAAGGTACCATTAGTATTGATGATCGAGACATCAGTATCTTGCCAATGCACAGTCGTTCTCGTCTTGGCATTGGTTACCTGCCTCAAGAAGCATCGATTTTCCGTAAGCTGTCTGTAGAGAACAACATCATGGCGGTTTTACAAACCCGTGAAGAGATGACCAACGAACAGCGCCAAGATAAGCTGGAAGACCTGCTAGAAGAGTTCCACATTCAACATATCCGCACCAGCAATGGTATGGCTCTGTCTGGTGGGGAGCGCCGTCGTGTTGAGATTGCGCGTGCACTCGCAGCAAATCCTCAGTTCATTCTGCTAGATGAACCCTTTGCCGGTGTTGACCCGATCTCGGTTATTGATATCAAAAAAATTATTGTTCATCTACGCGATCGCGGCTTGGGTGTTTTGATTACCGACCACAACGTTCGTGAAACACTAGACGTGTGTGAAAAAGCTTACATCGTAAGCCAAGGGCACCTGATCGCGGAGGGTACTCCTGAAGATGTTCTCAATAACGAACAAGTTAAACAAGTTTATCTAGGCGAACAATTCCGTCTATGA
- a CDS encoding RNA polymerase factor sigma-54: protein MKPSLQLKLGQQLAMTPQLQQAIRLLQLSTLDLQQEIQEALESNPLLDVEEGNEDTPTSEEKPSSDEKETVEATEQDLPDSSDLIEKSEIGNELEIDTTWEDVYSANTGNTGIAIDDDMPVYQGETTQSLHDYLLWQLDLTPFTDTDRSIAFALIDAIDDYGYLTVTCEDILENFDNEEIELDEIEAVRKRIQQFDPLGVGSVNLQDCLLLQLATFPQDTPWLNEAKLVLTSHIDQLGNRDYKLVIKETKLKEAELREVLQLIQQLDPRPGSKITPDETEYVVPDVSVFKDLGKWLVTINPDSVPKLKVNQQYADLGNKGNSADNQYIRSNLQEAKWLIKSLESRNETLLKVARCIVEHQRDFFEHGEEAMKPMVLNDVALAVDMHESTISRVTTQKFMHTPRGIFELKYFFSSHVSTDNGGECSSTAIRALIKKLVAAENTAKPLSDSKIAALLADQGIQVARRTIAKYRESLGIAPSSQRKRLL from the coding sequence ATGAAACCCTCATTACAACTTAAGCTAGGCCAACAGTTAGCAATGACTCCTCAATTGCAGCAAGCGATTCGTTTGTTGCAATTGTCTACTTTAGATTTGCAGCAAGAGATCCAAGAAGCACTTGAATCTAACCCACTACTCGATGTCGAAGAAGGCAATGAAGATACGCCAACATCGGAAGAAAAACCTAGCAGTGACGAAAAAGAAACCGTTGAAGCCACGGAGCAAGACTTACCTGATAGCTCAGACTTAATCGAAAAATCAGAGATTGGCAACGAACTAGAAATCGACACAACTTGGGAAGACGTCTACAGCGCAAACACCGGTAACACAGGTATTGCGATTGATGACGACATGCCTGTTTATCAAGGCGAAACCACTCAAAGCCTGCACGATTACCTACTTTGGCAACTCGACCTAACACCATTCACTGACACAGACCGAAGCATAGCTTTTGCATTGATCGATGCCATCGATGACTATGGCTACCTCACTGTAACTTGTGAAGACATCCTTGAAAACTTCGATAATGAAGAGATTGAGCTTGATGAAATTGAAGCCGTACGTAAGCGAATTCAGCAGTTTGATCCGCTAGGTGTCGGTTCAGTCAATCTGCAAGATTGCTTGTTACTGCAACTGGCAACCTTCCCTCAAGATACTCCTTGGCTCAACGAAGCTAAGTTAGTACTTACTAGCCATATAGACCAACTCGGCAATCGTGATTACAAACTGGTTATCAAAGAGACCAAGTTGAAAGAGGCAGAACTACGTGAAGTTTTACAGCTGATTCAACAACTGGACCCTCGCCCTGGTAGTAAGATTACTCCGGATGAAACTGAGTATGTGGTTCCGGATGTATCTGTCTTCAAAGACCTTGGTAAATGGTTAGTGACAATTAACCCTGATAGCGTGCCTAAGCTGAAAGTGAATCAGCAATACGCGGATCTGGGTAACAAAGGTAACAGCGCCGACAATCAATACATCCGCTCCAATTTGCAAGAAGCAAAGTGGCTAATTAAAAGCCTAGAGAGCCGAAATGAGACGCTACTCAAAGTTGCGCGGTGTATTGTTGAACATCAGCGTGATTTCTTCGAACATGGCGAAGAAGCGATGAAGCCAATGGTTCTTAATGATGTTGCATTAGCTGTTGATATGCACGAATCCACGATTTCTCGTGTGACGACTCAAAAGTTTATGCACACACCACGTGGCATCTTCGAACTCAAATACTTTTTCTCGAGCCATGTCAGTACTGACAATGGTGGTGAATGTTCATCGACAGCAATTCGAGCACTCATTAAGAAGCTTGTTGCGGCAGAAAATACCGCCAAACCTCTAAGTGATAGTAAGATTGCTGCTTTACTGGCTGACCAAGGAATTCAGGTAGCTAGACGTACGATAGCGAAATACCGTGAGTCTCTGGGCATTGCCCCATCGAGTCAGCGTAAACGCCTGTTATAA
- the hpf gene encoding ribosome hibernation promoting factor — MQINIQGHHVDLTDSMQDYVHTKFDKLERFFDHINSVQVVLKVEKINQIAEATLHINQGEIHATATDESMYAAIDSLVDKLVRQLNKHKEKLSSH, encoded by the coding sequence ATGCAAATCAATATTCAAGGCCATCACGTTGATCTTACCGATTCAATGCAAGACTATGTTCACACCAAATTCGACAAACTTGAGCGCTTCTTTGATCATATCAATAGCGTTCAGGTTGTTTTAAAAGTTGAGAAAATCAATCAAATCGCAGAAGCTACCCTGCATATAAATCAGGGGGAAATCCATGCGACAGCAACAGATGAAAGCATGTATGCTGCGATTGATTCATTGGTTGATAAACTCGTTCGCCAACTCAACAAGCACAAAGAAAAGCTAAGTAGTCACTAA
- the ptsN gene encoding PTS IIA-like nitrogen regulatory protein PtsN, which yields MQLSEVLSLDCTKSAVQCTSKKRALELISQIAAESCGQDSTELFECMLSREKMGSTGIGNGIAIPHARMNVSDKAIAVLLQCQDPIEFDAIDNRPVDLLFALLVPSEQCKEHLKTLSCMAERLNDKQTLKQLRNAQSDQELYDIMIQVPTCEQ from the coding sequence ATGCAATTAAGCGAAGTACTTTCATTGGACTGCACCAAAAGTGCAGTCCAATGCACAAGCAAAAAAAGAGCCCTTGAGCTCATCAGTCAGATCGCAGCAGAAAGCTGTGGTCAAGATTCAACAGAACTGTTTGAGTGCATGTTGAGCCGTGAGAAAATGGGCAGTACAGGTATTGGTAATGGCATTGCTATTCCCCATGCTCGTATGAATGTCAGTGATAAAGCGATTGCTGTATTACTGCAATGCCAAGATCCCATCGAATTTGATGCGATTGATAATCGCCCTGTCGACCTACTATTTGCCCTACTTGTTCCAAGTGAACAGTGTAAGGAGCATTTAAAAACCCTTTCATGTATGGCAGAACGACTTAACGACAAGCAGACTCTTAAACAGTTGCGTAATGCTCAAAGCGATCAGGAGCTTTACGACATCATGATTCAAGTGCCAACTTGCGAGCAATAA
- the rapZ gene encoding RNase adapter RapZ has translation MRLIVVSGQSGAGKSVALRVLEDLGYYCVDNLPVNLLNDFVESVREINQNVAVSIDIRNLPKEPQLVTEMLEQLEAATDIDVNVLFLDASKQTLLKRYSETRRIHPLSIGQEKLSLEQAIDLEKTLLTPLAEQASIVIDSSDCNLYELSEKVRFKVEGKEKQELIIVFQSFGFKYGLPSDADYVFDVRFLPNPHWEPDLRPLTGLDAPIHSFLEKHPEVIELKQQIQGFVEQWLPMLEKNNRSYLTVAIGCTGGKHRSVYLTQKIGEYFEQLGHQVQIRHASLEKHQQG, from the coding sequence ATGCGATTAATCGTTGTTAGTGGCCAATCCGGGGCCGGTAAAAGTGTTGCGCTACGAGTCCTTGAAGACTTGGGGTATTACTGTGTTGATAACCTGCCCGTAAACCTGCTCAACGACTTCGTCGAGTCGGTACGCGAGATCAATCAAAACGTTGCCGTTAGCATTGATATTCGTAACCTACCAAAAGAACCGCAGTTAGTCACAGAGATGCTAGAGCAACTCGAAGCTGCCACGGACATTGATGTAAATGTCTTGTTCCTCGATGCAAGCAAGCAGACGTTACTCAAGCGCTACAGCGAAACGCGCAGAATCCACCCTCTATCAATCGGCCAAGAAAAGCTCTCTCTTGAACAAGCGATTGATTTAGAAAAGACACTCCTGACACCTCTGGCTGAACAAGCCAGCATTGTGATTGACAGTAGTGACTGCAACCTCTACGAATTGAGTGAAAAGGTTCGCTTTAAAGTTGAAGGCAAAGAGAAGCAAGAGCTGATCATTGTCTTTCAATCATTCGGTTTTAAATATGGCCTGCCAAGTGACGCTGACTATGTGTTTGATGTTCGCTTCTTGCCTAACCCTCATTGGGAACCAGATTTACGACCATTAACGGGCCTCGATGCCCCGATTCACTCTTTCCTAGAAAAACACCCAGAAGTTATTGAACTCAAGCAACAGATCCAAGGCTTTGTTGAGCAGTGGCTGCCTATGTTAGAGAAGAATAATCGCAGCTACTTAACAGTCGCGATTGGTTGTACTGGCGGTAAGCATCGCTCGGTTTATCTAACTCAGAAAATTGGTGAGTACTTCGAACAACTTGGTCATCAAGTTCAAATCAGACACGCCTCCCTAGAGAAGCACCAACAGGGCTAA
- a CDS encoding HPr family phosphocarrier protein has protein sequence MELTRTVLIQNRLGLHARAAVKLVELAQSFDATITIHSEEDKSATADSVMGLLMLESAQGQHITIQAAGTDSQQALDAVCHLIEDKFDEGE, from the coding sequence ATGGAATTAACTCGAACTGTACTGATCCAAAACCGCTTGGGTCTTCACGCTAGAGCAGCCGTAAAGTTGGTTGAGCTTGCACAAAGCTTTGATGCGACTATCACTATCCATAGCGAAGAAGATAAAAGCGCGACAGCAGACAGCGTGATGGGCCTGCTTATGCTGGAATCAGCACAGGGACAACACATTACCATTCAAGCTGCCGGCACCGATTCACAGCAAGCTCTGGATGCTGTCTGTCATCTAATTGAAGACAAGTTTGATGAAGGTGAGTAG